The proteins below come from a single Halothiobacillus neapolitanus c2 genomic window:
- a CDS encoding EAL domain-containing protein, with amino-acid sequence MTQSVHLETKACYGPRQWVVKVLWCKNIPFFRVLLSLFLFVSSVSGVQAAEPTQTTDKVIQIGVLAYQGKAQTARRWDSTAAYLSEKNPGYSFHIEPMFLSELAAAVRENRLDFVLTQPLQFVQLAQNDDVWPLATMVVKTPGGTLNRFGSAIIVRADRSDLQHVSDLKNKIVAGASKDALGAWLLGLDTLVRAGIDPKTQIQPLFTGLPMFQIVEAVWQHRADAGVIRAGFLEQLESQGAVKKGEFRVLDPSQYSDYPYLVSTELVPEWPFSATSSVDRVFAEKVARDLMGMTPDNPALISSGISKWALPLDYSTVQQIRDRWLPGDTSLIVLFKSYGWWLLLPIGLMLLVFFLQGKRTQKKIARQEIQLRKTLNALEDSVVVLSLDGRVLFANQPSRQLLRHPVEHTDELSGRHYTVLFDLRWRESDPNFDLRTAIGLLCKRPEQSYSLQLSVGHQIKDIDVHLRLLGSCLDKLSSKIILTLRDVTDYREATALLAYRASHDRLTGLLNLASFADFLETQCNVLEQKKSEGLILWLDVDDFRLINETNSRSAGDQVVARIASFLSFSVPPTGVIARLGVDEFGVWIPDVQSFPYQQWPDELLSGLQDMRFEIGDQRLRVSVSMGACLADYRLGADLLNDAEAACRRAHREGGNRVVWFSRDDQEIESRRHQLATLHQLKQALDEEGLMQVIQAIVPLPLPSANQALLPHYEVLLRLRGADGSLQSPVQFIEAAEKYHFMSEIDRWVIRQTFALLTRCGKNPPLLAINLSGATVQDPSMNAFIRSAFREFNLDPALICFEITETSAITNYELVLELVHSLRQLGCKISLDDFGAGLLSFEFMRRLQPDFVKIDGKLVRDIEHDPVASVIVRAIQQVSEVMGAKTIGEWVENEATLRRLEAIGIDFIQGYYYHAPVPIETLIQEPLIHQLPD; translated from the coding sequence GTGACGCAATCAGTGCACCTTGAAACAAAAGCATGTTATGGGCCTCGACAGTGGGTCGTTAAGGTGCTTTGGTGCAAAAATATCCCTTTTTTTCGTGTACTGCTGTCCTTGTTCCTGTTTGTCTCGTCAGTTTCTGGCGTTCAGGCGGCGGAACCAACCCAAACGACCGACAAGGTCATTCAAATCGGCGTATTGGCCTATCAGGGAAAAGCGCAAACGGCGCGTCGCTGGGATTCAACCGCTGCGTATCTGAGTGAGAAAAATCCCGGCTATTCCTTTCATATAGAGCCAATGTTCCTGTCCGAGCTTGCCGCCGCCGTGCGGGAAAACCGCCTCGACTTCGTGCTCACTCAGCCCTTGCAGTTTGTGCAACTGGCTCAAAATGATGATGTCTGGCCATTGGCTACCATGGTTGTTAAAACACCTGGCGGCACGCTGAATCGGTTTGGTTCGGCCATTATTGTGCGTGCCGATCGAAGCGATCTTCAACATGTCTCTGATTTGAAAAACAAAATAGTGGCTGGTGCGTCCAAAGATGCATTGGGCGCGTGGTTACTGGGTCTTGATACTCTGGTCCGTGCAGGGATCGATCCCAAAACGCAAATTCAACCCCTGTTCACCGGCTTGCCGATGTTTCAGATTGTGGAGGCCGTTTGGCAGCACCGCGCCGATGCGGGCGTAATACGCGCCGGATTTCTAGAACAGCTTGAGTCACAAGGTGCTGTAAAAAAGGGTGAATTCCGGGTTCTCGACCCTAGTCAGTACAGTGATTATCCCTATCTGGTTTCAACCGAGCTTGTGCCCGAATGGCCGTTTTCTGCGACAAGTAGCGTGGATCGAGTGTTTGCCGAAAAGGTAGCCCGGGACTTGATGGGGATGACGCCTGATAACCCCGCATTAATTTCAAGTGGAATCAGCAAGTGGGCATTGCCGCTGGATTACTCGACTGTTCAGCAAATAAGGGATCGCTGGTTGCCAGGCGACACGTCGCTTATCGTTTTATTCAAGTCATACGGTTGGTGGTTGCTTCTGCCTATTGGCTTGATGCTCCTTGTTTTTTTTCTGCAAGGTAAACGAACGCAGAAAAAAATAGCACGCCAGGAAATTCAGCTGAGGAAAACACTCAATGCGCTGGAAGATTCGGTTGTTGTTCTGTCGCTGGATGGCCGCGTGTTATTCGCCAATCAACCCAGTCGACAGCTTTTGAGACATCCCGTTGAACACACCGACGAGTTGAGTGGGCGACATTACACGGTACTTTTCGATCTTCGTTGGCGTGAATCCGACCCCAACTTCGATCTGCGAACGGCCATCGGTTTATTGTGCAAGCGTCCCGAGCAATCCTACAGTTTGCAATTGTCTGTTGGACACCAGATCAAGGACATCGATGTTCACCTTCGTCTGCTTGGATCGTGCTTGGATAAGCTGTCATCAAAAATCATCCTCACGCTGCGCGATGTGACCGACTATCGAGAAGCGACGGCCTTGCTGGCCTACCGGGCCAGCCATGATCGACTCACGGGGTTGCTCAACCTCGCTTCTTTTGCGGACTTCCTCGAAACCCAGTGCAATGTCCTTGAACAAAAGAAAAGTGAAGGATTGATTCTTTGGCTCGATGTGGATGACTTCCGGCTCATCAATGAGACTAATTCACGTTCTGCCGGGGATCAGGTTGTTGCCCGTATCGCAAGTTTTTTGAGTTTTTCTGTGCCGCCAACGGGCGTTATTGCGCGACTGGGGGTTGACGAATTCGGGGTTTGGATTCCGGACGTGCAATCCTTCCCTTATCAGCAATGGCCGGATGAGTTGCTGAGCGGCTTGCAGGATATGCGTTTCGAGATTGGCGATCAGCGGCTCCGAGTGAGTGTCAGCATGGGTGCGTGTCTGGCTGATTATCGATTGGGTGCTGATCTGCTGAATGATGCTGAAGCAGCCTGTCGGCGGGCGCATCGCGAGGGCGGTAATCGGGTGGTCTGGTTCTCTCGTGATGATCAGGAAATCGAATCCAGACGCCATCAACTGGCCACCTTGCACCAACTCAAACAGGCTCTGGATGAAGAGGGGTTGATGCAGGTGATTCAGGCCATTGTGCCGCTGCCGCTCCCTTCTGCCAATCAGGCGCTCCTGCCGCATTATGAGGTGCTGTTGCGGTTGCGCGGTGCGGATGGCAGCCTGCAATCGCCGGTGCAGTTCATCGAAGCGGCAGAAAAATACCACTTTATGTCCGAAATCGATCGGTGGGTTATACGCCAGACGTTCGCACTGTTGACGCGTTGCGGGAAAAACCCGCCACTGCTTGCCATCAATCTCTCCGGCGCAACAGTGCAGGATCCATCGATGAACGCGTTCATCCGTTCTGCTTTCCGTGAGTTCAATCTCGATCCAGCCTTGATCTGTTTCGAGATTACCGAAACCTCCGCTATCACTAATTACGAATTGGTGTTGGAACTGGTCCATTCGTTACGTCAGTTGGGCTGCAAGATCTCGCTCGATGACTTCGGTGCGGGGTTATTGTCTTTCGAATTCATGCGTCGTTTGCAGCCGGATTTCGTCAAAATCGATGGCAAGCTGGTTCGTGACATCGAGCATGACCCGGTCGCCTCGGTCATCGTCAGGGCCATTCAGCAGGTATCGGAAGTGATGGGTGCCAAAACGATTGGCGAGTGGGTCGAGAACGAGGCCACCTTGCGCCGGTTGGAGGCCATCGGTATCGATTTCATCCAGGGTTATTACTACCACGCGCCGGTTCCCATCGAGACCTTGATCCAGGAACCGTTGATTCATCAATTGCCCGACTGA
- the gltX gene encoding glutamate--tRNA ligase, with product MSVRTRFAPSPTGFLHIGGARTALFSYLYARRHGGQFVLRIEDTDLERSTPESVNAILEGMTWLNLDYDEGPFYQTQRMDRYKEVIDQLMASGHAYHCYASREELDQLREAQMARGEKPRYDRRYRDFTGTPPAGVAPVVRFRNPLDGEVVIEDGVRGRVVFQNSELDDLIIARSDGTPTYNLTVVVDDWDMEITHVIRGDDHLNNTARQINLYHALNVTPPQFAHLPMIHAPDGTKLSKRHGAVGVMQYREEGYLPEALLNYLVRLGWSHGDQEIFDRAEMISFFDIKDINQSASSINPEKLRWLNQQYFKLRPVEETAIELRWHLGRLGVDPSVDGPNPAKIVAAYADRAHTLVEMAEQALPYYRDLTGYDPVALEKLDDDAPGILDALAMALSQPEDWESPAHLDHTVKEVATTLGFKLGKVGPLLRLALLGHGASPSLGVTLDLFGQEKTLHRLRDMHAFLAR from the coding sequence ATGTCTGTTCGCACCCGTTTCGCGCCATCGCCCACCGGTTTTTTGCATATTGGTGGTGCGCGCACCGCTCTGTTCAGCTACTTGTATGCGCGCAGGCACGGCGGCCAGTTTGTACTTAGAATCGAAGATACCGACCTTGAACGATCCACACCGGAATCGGTGAACGCCATTTTGGAAGGCATGACTTGGCTGAACCTCGATTACGACGAAGGCCCGTTTTATCAAACGCAGCGCATGGATCGATACAAGGAAGTGATCGACCAACTCATGGCGAGCGGTCACGCTTATCACTGCTACGCGAGCCGGGAAGAGCTGGATCAACTGCGTGAAGCCCAGATGGCCCGTGGCGAAAAACCGCGTTATGACCGTCGTTATAGGGATTTTACCGGCACGCCGCCCGCCGGTGTGGCGCCGGTCGTGCGCTTCCGCAACCCGCTGGATGGCGAGGTTGTGATCGAAGATGGCGTGCGAGGCCGCGTAGTATTCCAGAACAGCGAGTTGGACGACCTGATCATCGCCCGTTCCGATGGCACGCCCACTTACAATCTCACGGTGGTGGTTGACGATTGGGACATGGAGATAACCCACGTGATCCGCGGCGATGACCACCTCAACAACACGGCCCGACAGATCAATCTTTACCACGCCCTTAACGTGACGCCGCCCCAGTTCGCGCATCTGCCGATGATCCACGCGCCGGACGGTACCAAGCTATCAAAACGCCATGGCGCCGTGGGTGTGATGCAGTATCGAGAAGAGGGTTACCTGCCTGAAGCCCTGCTCAACTATCTTGTGCGCCTCGGTTGGTCTCATGGAGATCAGGAAATTTTCGACCGGGCGGAAATGATCTCGTTTTTCGACATCAAGGACATCAACCAGTCCGCATCAAGTATCAACCCGGAAAAACTGCGGTGGCTCAACCAGCAATATTTCAAGCTCCGCCCCGTTGAGGAAACGGCCATCGAATTGCGCTGGCATCTGGGTCGTCTCGGTGTCGACCCGTCGGTTGACGGGCCGAATCCGGCGAAAATCGTCGCGGCCTATGCCGATCGGGCGCACACACTGGTTGAAATGGCCGAGCAGGCTCTGCCGTACTATCGTGATCTCACCGGCTACGATCCCGTCGCGCTGGAGAAACTGGATGACGATGCGCCCGGTATTCTGGACGCTCTGGCGATGGCACTTTCCCAGCCAGAGGACTGGGAAAGCCCGGCGCATCTGGATCATACGGTCAAGGAAGTGGCCACCACGCTGGGCTTCAAGCTCGGTAAAGTCGGGCCACTGTTGCGACTGGCCCTGTTGGGGCATGGGGCATCACCGAGTCTGGGCGTAACGCTTGATCTGTTCGGCCAGGAGAAAACCCTGCACCGTTTGCGCGATATGCACGCCTTTCTGGCGCGGTAA
- a CDS encoding PAS domain-containing protein, with amino-acid sequence MVRLPNLMSHSSLRWALAYIVIASLWIALIQWLLSSLGGARWVISPAGLVVGGVFVLVTAWLLFLLLERNQQGPLAEPNDTHSRGSDPKSWWSALVILIAFTLLAQLFMVSYATREYRPVLLNQAQTELTSQLRLHSKLITDWLTERSQIVDKLAAQSDALANRIRSSQAQPVPPSGSTFPSFVALIQDGRFHTITLFDPDHVKKLKFGSNLIAKTPDNLFERAAATSKVQFACVFAPGQSGGDCFWVLPVYLSQSEVSGGPWYIVLAAMLNESGLVQSMPAGEPLRLENAVRTLLLLAQGNDSAKSWMTTPLIDDFSQLSEPQMSSRVEPVSKSDLDCFRKSPAFLSLQARLSPYPPDADVLKSTANGQIYCQGHTLLYASTQVPQINGLLWAATTQDIVLDPLRKTRQWLATASLIGVFTLLIALFLFWRIMRLQRAKVLAGLQRERHQLSQLWDSMPAMGLAIVNPTDWHISMVNQRWMQLFHDSQESLLGRSFLDAISPVTGLNTVENLTSGDPKLLEDIHTGLRDEVSLIRRVQTGESSQSWVRFHIRALKSSRHDAEGLIVAAESLGDSIEQANELKAERDFCRLTATFSQPQPKPPVATPMPGSSSDDASEPEIEIATAVEVSRLTPLAEQVIEQSSLLAICLYTNWPEVWSSSSELTGPQLEQQEHVSFECVGCTAPVREIANQVAQMGLIDRVLVAQTPMFIDDHARNTTISGTLQNELIEQLKQYPVGALAIVPIPAVNEGDPVRALIVFGEDNLRFTEPVKASLLSLLKALTIRLDEEE; translated from the coding sequence ATGGTGCGCCTGCCTAACCTGATGTCCCATAGTTCGCTCCGCTGGGCTTTGGCATACATTGTCATCGCTTCACTGTGGATCGCCTTGATACAGTGGTTGCTCAGCAGTCTCGGTGGTGCGCGCTGGGTCATTTCCCCTGCTGGTTTGGTTGTTGGCGGCGTATTTGTGCTCGTCACGGCTTGGTTGTTGTTTTTATTGCTTGAGCGCAACCAGCAGGGTCCTCTGGCCGAGCCGAATGATACTCACTCGCGGGGTTCCGACCCAAAATCGTGGTGGAGCGCATTGGTTATCCTTATTGCGTTCACGTTACTTGCGCAGTTGTTCATGGTTTCTTACGCCACGCGCGAATATCGACCGGTTCTCCTCAATCAGGCGCAAACCGAACTGACCTCGCAGTTGCGTCTGCACAGCAAACTGATTACCGACTGGTTAACCGAACGAAGCCAAATCGTCGATAAACTGGCGGCACAGTCGGACGCGCTGGCAAATCGGATACGCAGCAGCCAGGCACAACCCGTCCCGCCCTCCGGCAGTACCTTTCCTTCATTTGTCGCCCTGATTCAGGATGGCCGATTCCATACCATTACCTTGTTTGATCCCGATCACGTCAAGAAGCTTAAATTCGGCTCGAACCTGATTGCCAAAACGCCGGATAATCTATTCGAGCGGGCGGCTGCCACATCCAAAGTGCAATTTGCCTGTGTGTTCGCACCGGGCCAGAGCGGTGGTGATTGTTTCTGGGTATTGCCCGTTTATCTGAGCCAGTCTGAGGTGAGCGGCGGCCCGTGGTATATCGTGCTGGCTGCCATGCTCAATGAAAGCGGCCTGGTGCAGTCCATGCCAGCCGGAGAACCCTTGCGGTTAGAGAACGCAGTGCGCACCTTGCTCCTGCTGGCACAGGGGAATGATTCCGCAAAATCGTGGATGACAACGCCGTTGATCGACGATTTTTCGCAATTGAGCGAACCGCAGATGAGTTCACGCGTTGAACCGGTAAGCAAAAGTGATCTTGACTGTTTCCGCAAGTCACCTGCATTCCTTTCCCTTCAAGCGCGATTGAGCCCATACCCGCCGGATGCTGACGTATTGAAGAGCACTGCCAACGGACAGATCTATTGCCAAGGGCATACGCTGCTCTATGCCAGCACACAAGTCCCGCAGATCAATGGCCTGCTCTGGGCCGCTACCACGCAGGACATCGTGCTCGATCCGCTACGCAAGACGCGCCAATGGCTTGCCACGGCTTCCCTGATCGGCGTGTTTACCCTGTTGATTGCCTTGTTCCTGTTCTGGCGCATCATGCGGTTGCAGCGAGCCAAAGTGCTGGCCGGTCTGCAGCGTGAGCGCCATCAATTGTCCCAGCTGTGGGATTCCATGCCCGCAATGGGGCTTGCCATTGTCAACCCCACCGATTGGCACATCAGCATGGTCAATCAAAGATGGATGCAACTATTCCACGATAGTCAGGAATCGTTGCTGGGGCGGAGCTTTCTGGATGCGATCTCACCGGTGACGGGGCTAAATACCGTCGAGAACCTGACTTCGGGCGATCCCAAACTGCTGGAAGACATCCACACCGGTTTGCGTGATGAGGTCAGTTTGATACGCAGAGTACAGACGGGCGAATCGAGCCAGAGCTGGGTGCGCTTTCATATTCGCGCGCTCAAATCGAGTCGCCATGACGCCGAAGGCCTCATCGTGGCGGCCGAAAGCTTGGGCGACAGTATTGAGCAAGCAAACGAGCTCAAGGCAGAGCGTGATTTCTGCCGCCTGACTGCAACCTTCTCCCAGCCGCAACCGAAACCACCCGTAGCGACGCCGATGCCGGGCAGTTCATCCGATGACGCCTCAGAACCAGAAATCGAAATCGCAACGGCGGTTGAAGTCAGTCGACTCACCCCGTTGGCGGAGCAGGTCATCGAGCAAAGCAGCTTGCTCGCCATATGCCTGTACACCAACTGGCCAGAAGTCTGGTCGAGCTCATCTGAACTGACCGGGCCGCAGCTTGAACAGCAGGAACATGTATCCTTCGAATGCGTCGGCTGCACCGCCCCCGTCCGTGAAATCGCCAATCAAGTCGCACAAATGGGCCTGATCGACCGCGTACTGGTCGCCCAGACCCCCATGTTCATCGACGACCACGCCCGCAACACAACCATCAGCGGCACACTCCAGAACGAGCTGATCGAACAGTTGAAGCAATACCCGGTCGGCGCTTTAGCCATCGTCCCCATCCCCGCAGTAAACGAAGGCGACCCCGTACGCGCCCTGATCGTATTCGGCGAAGACAACCTACGCTTCACCGAACCGGTCAAAGCCTCACTGCTGAGCCTGTTGAAAGCACTGACCATACGGCTTGATGAGGAGGAATGA
- a CDS encoding CopG family antitoxin produces MSRLDKEEQEILDAFDTGDLKLSPDSEDRKLRHQQYAEAMFKKDARINIRLSSKDLRVLQKKALAEGIPYQTLVASILHKYVEGRLHEDR; encoded by the coding sequence ATGAGTAGGCTGGATAAAGAAGAGCAAGAAATTCTGGATGCATTTGATACGGGTGATTTGAAGCTGTCGCCAGACAGTGAAGACAGGAAACTGCGGCATCAACAATACGCCGAGGCTATGTTCAAGAAAGATGCCCGTATTAACATCAGACTATCCTCCAAGGATCTTAGGGTGCTACAGAAGAAAGCCCTGGCAGAAGGCATCCCCTACCAAACGCTTGTTGCCAGCATTCTTCATAAATATGTGGAAGGTCGCTTGCACGAGGATAGATAA
- a CDS encoding DUF924 family protein, whose product MRTVTIKPTDILDYWYSDFMQKHWFASTPALDDVIREKYQSLWERAAAGELDHWQDSPEGALALVIVLDQFPLNMFRGKPESFRTERKAIDVTLNALKKGFDKQLSKDRLSFLFMPLMHSEILEEQDLSVALFRRYGLTGNIKFAEHHRELVRKYGRFPHRNAILGRESTPAEVAYLASRDAFKG is encoded by the coding sequence ATGAGAACTGTGACAATTAAACCCACCGACATTCTCGATTACTGGTATTCCGATTTCATGCAGAAGCACTGGTTCGCTTCGACACCGGCATTGGATGATGTGATCAGGGAAAAGTATCAATCGTTGTGGGAGCGGGCTGCGGCGGGCGAACTCGATCACTGGCAGGATTCGCCCGAGGGGGCGCTGGCGTTGGTGATTGTGCTGGATCAGTTTCCGCTCAATATGTTTCGCGGCAAGCCGGAGAGTTTTCGCACGGAACGAAAGGCCATTGATGTCACGTTGAATGCGTTGAAAAAAGGATTCGACAAGCAGTTGAGCAAAGACCGGTTGAGCTTTTTGTTCATGCCGTTGATGCACAGCGAGATACTCGAAGAGCAGGACTTGTCTGTCGCGCTGTTCCGTCGGTACGGGCTGACGGGAAACATCAAGTTTGCGGAACACCATCGGGAGCTCGTGCGAAAGTATGGCCGATTCCCGCATCGCAATGCCATTTTAGGGCGGGAAAGCACCCCGGCGGAAGTCGCGTATCTGGCTTCGAGGGATGCCTTCAAGGGGTGA
- a CDS encoding phosphate-starvation-inducible PsiE family protein: MISHRKEPRQVDIHKYWSVMNFAERFEQVIATVLGMMIAIIILMALWELIRDVLTNLFVQHERILSHQVFQSLFGSIMTLLIAMEFQHSIIKVIERREHIIQTKIVVLIALLALTRKFIILDFTEVQPMMLLALSAGILSLGVVFWFIDKRELGEKEQSSSGELADDITKPHP, translated from the coding sequence ATGATCAGCCATCGTAAGGAACCCCGGCAGGTCGACATCCATAAATATTGGTCGGTCATGAATTTTGCCGAGCGGTTCGAACAGGTCATCGCTACCGTGCTCGGAATGATGATTGCAATCATCATCCTGATGGCACTGTGGGAACTCATTCGAGATGTTCTGACGAACCTATTCGTTCAACACGAGCGCATATTGAGTCATCAAGTTTTCCAATCATTGTTCGGTAGCATAATGACTTTGTTGATCGCGATGGAATTTCAACACTCAATCATCAAAGTGATCGAACGCCGCGAACACATCATTCAGACCAAGATCGTGGTGCTCATTGCCCTGTTGGCCTTGACACGAAAATTCATCATCCTGGATTTCACAGAAGTCCAGCCAATGATGCTTCTGGCTCTTTCCGCTGGCATTCTCTCGCTGGGTGTGGTGTTCTGGTTCATAGACAAACGGGAGCTCGGAGAGAAAGAACAATCATCATCGGGCGAGCTGGCTGATGACATTACGAAACCCCATCCTTGA
- a CDS encoding NAD(P)/FAD-dependent oxidoreductase, whose product MTEFDVIVIGAGAAGMMCAAQAGQRGRRVLLIDHVTKIGERIRISGGGRCNFTNKDVKPENFLSQNPHFVRSALAQFSAQDFIRMVERHGIAYHEKTLGQLFCDDSANQIIDMLKAECAQGNVTWAHPCAVTHLTKKTDERFLVETDQGAFTSQSLVIATGGLAIPKLGATPFGYRVAEQFGLPVIPPHAALVPLALAPTDGEPLQAFTGNSLEVIAECPSASSGKGQKNTQKAMQNIRFRENLLFTHRGLSGPAILQVSSYWQSQHYSAEKKQPIRLNLLPDLDVSTWLQANRSSKRTLAQCLSDYWPKRIAQDWTAARGWTKPMAEHSNKDIAAMSEMLAAWELMPSGTLGYAKAEVTLGGVDTRALSSSSMEAKDMPGLYFIGEVVDVTGWLGGYNFQWAWSSGWVAGQVV is encoded by the coding sequence ATGACCGAATTCGATGTAATCGTGATCGGCGCGGGCGCCGCCGGCATGATGTGCGCGGCCCAGGCGGGCCAACGGGGTAGACGCGTTCTGCTGATTGATCATGTTACAAAAATTGGCGAGCGCATTCGCATCTCCGGCGGTGGCCGCTGCAACTTCACGAACAAGGACGTCAAACCGGAAAACTTTCTGTCGCAGAACCCGCATTTTGTCCGTTCCGCACTGGCTCAATTCAGCGCGCAGGATTTCATCCGGATGGTCGAACGCCACGGCATCGCCTATCACGAGAAAACGCTCGGCCAACTGTTCTGCGACGATTCCGCCAACCAGATCATCGACATGCTCAAGGCCGAATGCGCGCAAGGTAACGTGACTTGGGCGCATCCCTGTGCCGTCACACACCTGACGAAAAAGACCGATGAGCGATTCCTGGTTGAAACCGATCAAGGCGCTTTCACAAGTCAATCGCTGGTAATCGCCACCGGCGGGCTGGCCATCCCCAAACTCGGGGCAACGCCGTTCGGGTACCGCGTGGCTGAACAATTCGGCCTGCCGGTTATTCCGCCCCACGCTGCGCTGGTCCCCCTCGCCCTAGCGCCGACCGATGGCGAACCATTACAGGCATTCACGGGTAACTCACTTGAAGTCATCGCCGAATGTCCGAGCGCATCGTCAGGCAAAGGGCAGAAAAACACGCAAAAGGCGATGCAAAACATACGTTTCAGGGAAAACCTGCTGTTCACCCACCGCGGGCTCTCCGGCCCCGCCATTTTGCAGGTATCGAGCTACTGGCAAAGCCAACACTATTCGGCAGAAAAAAAGCAGCCCATCCGCCTGAATCTACTGCCGGATCTGGACGTTTCCACTTGGCTACAGGCAAACAGATCAAGCAAGCGCACCCTCGCGCAATGCTTAAGCGATTACTGGCCCAAACGCATCGCACAGGACTGGACGGCCGCAAGAGGCTGGACGAAACCGATGGCTGAACACAGCAACAAAGACATTGCCGCCATGAGCGAAATGCTTGCGGCTTGGGAGCTCATGCCTTCCGGCACCTTGGGTTATGCCAAGGCGGAAGTCACCCTCGGTGGCGTGGACACGCGCGCCCTGTCATCCAGCAGCATGGAAGCCAAAGACATGCCAGGCCTGTACTTCATCGGGGAAGTCGTGGATGTTACCGGTTGGCTGGGCGGCTATAACTTTCAGTGGGCATGGTCATCGGGCTGGGTTGCCGGGCAGGTGGTTTAA
- a CDS encoding phage holin family protein, with product MPEFVIALLELLEAEGRALKQAIRRVSFGLVFLLTASALILTALGFLLAAGYLALAAALGSALAALIMGGVSLLLAGTLGFIAYRAPCANRIRLTIMANQSAPRSLDEAKQHFRQSWKDAVNDPLSVVRDTTRRFPWATIAVAGAAGILAERGLPIVFHTLKTTLKTHPEWLLLLAQQLISARKK from the coding sequence ATGCCAGAGTTCGTCATTGCCCTGCTCGAACTGCTTGAGGCAGAAGGGCGCGCGCTAAAGCAAGCCATCCGCCGCGTCAGCTTCGGTCTGGTGTTCCTGCTGACGGCCTCGGCACTGATCCTCACGGCGCTGGGCTTTTTGCTGGCTGCGGGCTACCTTGCGCTCGCCGCCGCGTTAGGCAGTGCGCTCGCCGCTTTGATCATGGGTGGCGTGAGCCTGCTGTTGGCAGGGACGCTCGGCTTTATCGCCTATCGCGCGCCATGCGCTAACCGGATCAGGCTAACGATCATGGCAAACCAATCCGCACCTCGCTCACTGGATGAAGCCAAACAGCATTTTCGCCAATCCTGGAAGGATGCCGTCAACGACCCGCTATCGGTCGTGCGCGACACCACGCGCCGCTTCCCGTGGGCAACTATAGCCGTCGCTGGGGCTGCTGGCATTCTGGCTGAACGCGGGTTGCCGATCGTGTTCCACACCCTTAAAACAACATTGAAAACCCATCCGGAGTGGCTGCTGCTGTTAGCCCAGCAACTCATTTCTGCGCGCAAGAAATGA
- a CDS encoding DUF883 family protein, with protein sequence MATAPKTTEDTSNTTGNDELAAIKQDMHQLKADLADLLVAMKTRGQTKAETLGQDAINTLHDAINALNQRVDAAKEGVSEKTRATVDQAEQVIERHPVASLLTAFGIGFVLAKLFSKH encoded by the coding sequence ATGGCTACCGCACCTAAAACCACAGAAGACACTTCAAACACCACCGGCAACGACGAACTCGCCGCCATTAAGCAAGACATGCATCAACTCAAGGCCGATTTAGCCGACCTGTTAGTTGCCATGAAAACACGCGGCCAAACCAAGGCAGAAACCCTCGGGCAAGACGCCATCAATACCCTGCATGACGCAATTAATGCCTTGAACCAGCGGGTGGATGCGGCCAAAGAGGGTGTCAGCGAAAAAACGCGAGCCACTGTCGATCAAGCAGAACAAGTCATCGAGCGGCATCCGGTTGCCAGCCTGCTCACCGCGTTCGGCATCGGGTTTGTACTCGCCAAACTGTTCAGTAAACACTGA